One Nicotiana tabacum cultivar K326 chromosome 23, ASM71507v2, whole genome shotgun sequence genomic window, gatgactggaTTCGATGAGGACTGCCTTCGTATTCCTTTATAAGTAAATCAAGTCGACGTAGTTCCGGAGCAACATACAAAAGTgatatttggtttttctattacaaaagaatGGGGGGGGGGGAATCGAACCCTATGTGGGCTGCTTACGCATTCCTCTGTGGGAAGTCAGGTTGAACGAAGTTATATTACAGCAAAAAACTAACTGTATTTGTCTTCAAACATAGTATCTATTGATTGCGTCTGCGTTGATGGGCTTCATGTTGATTTTTACATCCATTTCTTCCAATATTATAGCTCCACCCGACAATACTCGGTTAACCacataaggaccttgccagtttggTGCGAAGTTTCCTTTGGCTTCCTCTTAGTGGGGAGAGATTTTCTTCAGGACCAACTGCCCCGGTGCGAGCTAGCGAGGCTTCACTCTCTTGTTAAATGCACTGGACATCCTGTCCtgatatagctgaccatggcatacCGCATCCATTCTTTTTTCACCGATGAGCATGAGTTGCTCCTTAAAGATGGTATCTCGACTTTTGGGGTTATCACAACTTTAGTGCCGTATACTAACTTGTACGGTGTCGCCCTAATGGATGTTCTCATGGTGGTCCGATAAGCCAGTAAGGCGAAAAAtagtttctcatgccattgcctgtgattgtccactatcttttGTAGAATcatcttgatattcttgttggctgcatCGATTGCCCCATTCATTTATGgtttgtaggctgtggaattgcGGTGGATGATGCTGAACTTCTCGTAGATTTCTGTCACGAGGTCGCTTTTGAGGTTAGCGGGATTGTCAGTGATGATAGACTCCAATATTCCAAATCTGTAGACGATGTTGTTCCGGACGAAATCTGCCACTACCTTATTTGTGACGGCCTTGTAGGTAGATGCTTTGACCCATTTAGTGatataatcaatggctaccaagaTGAAGCGATGCCATTTGATGAAGCTGACTCTATGGGTCGAatcacgtccatgccccaagcggcgaacgaccagGGTGAACCCATCACATTCAACTCATTCGGCAGAACCCGGATGAAATTCCTATAAACCTGGCACTAGTGACACCTCTATAGGTAGCAGATACTATCGCTTtacatagtcatccaaaagtatccagctCTCAAGATCTTATTGGCTAATGTGAACCCATTCATGTTCCTGCATGTATTTCTTCCAGTAACATGGTTGCCTCGGCAGcatctacacatctcaacaaacctaAATCTGGGGTCCTCTTATACATGACATCCCCATTGAGGAAAAACTGGTTCGCCAATCTTCTGAGGGCTCGCTTTTGACCATTAGTAGCATTTTTTGGGTATTCTCTGGTTGCAAGGAATTTCCTGATACCGTGATACCATGGCTTACCATCTGGCTCTTCATATACGTGGAAGCAATATGCATGTTGATCCCTGATCTCTATATCGATAGGGTTGATGTAGTTCTTATTtggatgctgaatcatagatgataAAGTTGCAAGGGCGTTagcgaactcattctgaatcctgGGGACGTGCTTGAACTCAATCTTTCTGAACTTCTTCCATGACTCCTTCACCCAGTGCAAGTATGGAAggattttgacaattttggtggACCATTCCCCTTGGACTTTGTGTATCAATATATTGGAATACCCTATGACCAAAAGTTCTTTGACATTCATGTCGACTTCCATTCTGATTCCAAGGATGCATGCTTCGATTCaaccatattattggtacaagtGAATCTTATCTTTGCTGATGCTGGATAGTGTTGTCCAGATTCCAAAATTAGGACTACCCTAATTCTGACTCCTTTAAAGTTTGCTGCGCCATCGAAAACATTTTCTATCAAGGGtatgattctgcaatatcttctccagCAAATAATACtttttcattaggaaaatacgtaGTGAGTGGCTCGTAATCCCTATCCACCGAATTCCCTGCTTGGTGGTCAGCTAAAGCTTGCCCCTTGATAGTCCTTTGAGTTATGTatacaatgtcaaattcactgaGGAGAATTTTCCATTTAGCTAGCTTTTCGGTAGGCATCggcttttggaatatgtacttgAGCGGGTCGAGCCGAGATATCAGATACGTAGTGTATGCTTATATGTAATGCCTTAGTTTCTAGGCaatccaagtcagagcacaacaagtgagTCCTATCAAAGTATACTTGGCCTCGCATggcgtgaacttcttactcaagtagtagatggcctgctcttttcTCCCAATCTCATCATGCTTTCCCAACACAGAGCCGAAGGCGTTATCCAAGACTGATAGATATAGTAATAATGGCTTCCCTGGTTCAGGGGGAGCCAGCACTGCTGGATTTGAATGATACTCCTTGATTATATTGATGGCTTTCTGGCACTCTTCTGTCCATTTTGTGGCAGCATCTTTTTTTAACAACTTGAAAATGAGTTCACAAATTACCGTGCACTGGGCTATAAAgagactgatgtaattcaatctaccCAGGAAACTCATTACATCTTTATTACTTtttggtggtggcaattcttgaatggcCTAGATTTTTGATGGTCTAGTTCTATCCCCTTCCTGCTTACAATGAAGCCCAACAGTTTTCCAGTAGggactccaaatgcacacttttcaggattcaatttcaaattgtacctccgcATGCAAttgaaaaatttcctcaaattgTCTAAGTGCTCTGAACACTTTCGAGACTTGATGATGACGCCATCCACATACACTTAAATCTCCTTAtgaatcatgtcgtgaaaaagGGTCGTCAGGGCCATCATGTAGGTGGCGCCGACATTCTTGAGACTGAACGACATGACTCTATAGCAGTAAACTCCCTAAGGTGTGGTGAAGgccgtcttctctgcatcttcctcgtgcATCAAGAtttgttgttgcaccctattttgcactagtcaagacatgattc contains:
- the LOC107827831 gene encoding uncharacterized protein LOC107827831 — its product is MEVDMNVKELLVIGYSNILIHKVQGEWSTKIVKILPYLHWVKESWKKFRKIEFKHVPRIQNEFANALATLSSMIQHPNKNYINPIDIEIRDQHAYCFHVYEEPDGKPWYHGIRKFLATREYPKNATNGQKRALRRLANQFFLNGDVMYKRTPDLGLLRCVDAAEATMLLEEIHAGT